Genomic window (Dictyoglomus thermophilum H-6-12):
CAAGATAGGTCACCATAGTCTCAGGCCAATGTACCCAAGGAGTGTATATAAATTTAAGAGTTTTATCTCCAAGAGATAGCTCTTCACCATCATTTACTGTAATAAACCTTTCATCAGGTATATGCAAATGAGATTTAAGTAGCTCCTTACCCTTTGGATTAGTAACTACCTTAGCAGAAGGATATTTTTCTAATACATAAGGAATACTTCCTGAATGATCCTGCTCCGCATGATGGGATATCACATAATCAATGTGTACTATATCAGCAAGATAAGAAAAAAGTACATCTTTCTTACTAGGATCTACGGTGTCTATCAATGCAGTCTTCTCACTTCCTAAGATGAGATAAGCATTATAGCTGGTTCCATCAGGTAAAGGAATAAGAGCATCAAATAGGGTTCTATTCCAGTCAGGAGCTCCCACATAATAAATCTTTTCTTTTATCTTCCTTGGTTTCATTCTCAATCCCTCCAATTCATACTTTTTAGGTATATTTTTCAATAGTAATTATAATACTAATAATATAAGATTGCAAAAATTTTTCAATAACAAAAGAGGAGTTGAAAGAGATTATAAATGAGGAAAGGGAAGGAACTCCCTTGTTCCTCCCCTAAGCAGTAAAACCCCCATCAATAGAAATAATACTTCCAGTCATATATCCTGCCTCATCGCAAGCTGCGAAAAGTATAGCAAAAGCTATTTCCTCTTCCTTTCCTAATCTTCCTATAGGACGCCTCTCAGACATCTGCTTTAGTACTTCATCAGCATTAGGCAAGTTCTTTAATCTATCAGCAAGTCCTTTAGTAAACGTTGTTCCTGGACATACAGCATTGACTCTTATATTTTCTCTTGCATAATCAACAGCCATAGACTTTGTCAAAGAAATAAGTGCTGCCTTAGACATACTATATACACATCTTTCTGGAATTGCCCTTAAAGCCACCTCTGAAGATACGTTTACTATTACTCCTCCACCTTGCTTTTTCATCTCAAGTACAGCATACTTTGAAAGGAAAAATGGGCCTTTCACATTAATAAGCATAGTCTTATCAAAATCTTCTTCAGAGGTATCCTCAACTTTACCATACACTACTATTCCTGCATTATTGACAAGAATATCTATTCTACCAAAATTGTTTATCACTTCTTTTATTATCCTCTCTGCATCTTTAGGAGAAGAAACATCTCCCAAAATAAATACAGCCTCACCACCATTACTCTTTATAATCTCAACAGTCTCTTTGCCTTTTTCCTCTGAAATATCATTTACAGCAACTTTAGCTCCTCTTTCTGCAAACATGATAGCAGTTTTTCTCCCAATACCAGAACCCGCACCAGTAATAAGAACTACTTTACCCTTAAAGTTCATTTTCCTTTCCCTCCTATTTTCCAAAGATTAAGTTTGGTATGAACAATACAAGATCGGGGAAGAAAACCAATGTGATAATCGCAAGGACTACAGCTAAAAGGAAGGGCCAAGACTCTCTTATATACTCCTCTAAGCTAACATCCAAAATAGTACACACCGCATACATGGCAGCCCCCACCGGAGGAGTAAAGTTACCAACAGCACAAGCAATAACAAAAATAAGCCCAAAATGTACAGGATCAATACCAAGTCTCATAGCAATTGGGAAAAATATAGCAGTCAGCATTAATATAAGAACAGTAGCATCAATGAAGAATCCAGCAATAAGCAGAAGAACAATTAAGATTAAGTAAAAAACATAAGGATTATTTGTAATTCCCAAAATCCAAGAAGAAATTATTTCTGGGATTTTTTCCCAAACAATACCGTAAGAAAATATATTTGAAAAAGCAATCAATGACATAGTAGCACCTATATCTATCGCAGATCCCCTAAGAGCTTCAATAAAATTCTTAAAATTTAACTCCCTATATGCAAAAATACCTACAAACAATGCATATACTACACATAAAGCTCCAACCTCAGATGGTGTAAAAAGTCCTCCCCTTAACCCCACAATAAGTATTACTGGAAAGATAATAGCCCATATACTTTTTATGAAGGAACTTCCTATTTCTCCGATAGAAGCCCTTTTCTCCCTCAAAGGAGCAAAATTTCTTATACGAGCAGTAATTGCAACAGTGATCATCAAAAATGTCATTATCAAAAGTCCTGGAACAATTCCTCCTGCAAATAATCTACCTATGGAAACTTGAGCAATAGTACCAAAGAGAACCAGACCTATACTCGGTGGGATCGTTGGTACCTCAAGAGAAGAATATACTAATGCTCCTGCTGCATACCCCTTAGGAAGACCTCTTTTTATCATTTCAGGTCCAAGCATTCTAGCCTCCATTGCTGCATCCGCAATAGCAGAACCTGAAACTCCTCCCATCAAAGCGGAAAGAATACAAGTAACTTGAGCAAGTCCCCCTCTCAAATGTCCCACGAGCACTACAGAAAGATCTATCAATCTTTTTGTAATGCCAGTATAGTTCATCATATTTCCAGCAGTAATAAACAAAGGAATAGCAAGAAGTGCAAAGTTAATATTTTGGGTCAAAGGAAGCTGAATAGGAGTTGTAATTGGAATCTCAGGATGCTGTAGGAAAAACAAAAATCCCGAAATTGCTATAGCAAAGACCACAGGCATTCCAAGAAGCATAAATAAAAAAAAGAATAAAACTACTAAGAGCATAGCTCTTTCCTCCATCTTCTTAAGTTAGTTATTTCGTCGATAATTTTTACTAATGTTGTTATTGATAAAAGAAGGGACCCTACAGGAATACTTAGTGTAGCCCACATATAACTGAAGCCATACATACCCTCAAAAGTTCTATATCTCTGGATAAAAGCTAATTTAACACCAAATACAATAAGAAAAATCAAGAAAGCCAAAATAACAAGATAATTAAAAATCTTAATATAACTTTGAATTTTCTGAGGAAATCTTTTCACCAAAAAATCCACATTCATAAGTTTATCCCTTCTATAGGCAGCATCCATAGCAAACATAGTAGCCCAAGCAAAAAAGAAGCTAGCTAAAGGATTAGCCCAATATATAGGATTTTTTAAAGTTCTTGAGACACCCGCTGAAAAAACTAATACTACAATTAGAATTAAAAGAACCTCTGCTACATATAGCTCGATTTTTCCTAAAATCTCATATATTTTCCTCATCTCTAGCAAACTCCTCCCCTAATAAATAAAGAATTCAAGGGGAGCCCATTAAAGAGCTCCCCATAAACTTTTTCTTACTTCTTTCTCATCTCTTTCCAAATTCTATCTTTTACTTCTTTTACTTTTAGTACTTCATAAGCTTTTTCACCAGCTTTTTTAAAGGCTTCAAGATCAATATCTTTCGTAGGAACAATTATCATACCTTTTTCTTGTATCATCTTCTTCACTTCTTCTTCCTTTTGGAATACAACTTTTGTAGTTTCAAGTCCTGCTTTATCACATTCCTCTTCTAAGATCTTTTGGTAAGTAGGTGGTAGGCTTCTAAACCATTTTGCACTTACAACCTCAAAATTGATAAGAAGAATATGTCTTGTCTCGTTCACATATTTTAATACTTCATAAAGCCTCATTCCTGGTATGTTGTTGTATACTAACTCTACACCATCAATAGCTTTTTGTTGAAGAGCAGGATAAATATCACCAAAAGCAATAGCTACTGGAGTTGCTCCAAGAGCTCTTATGGACTCCTGCCAAACTGGTGTTCCAGGAGTTCTTATTCTAAGACCTTTAAGATCCTCTGGCTTTTTAATTGGCTTGTTGGTCATAAAATGCCTAAATCCTTGTATCCACGTAAAAGAAAGCACCTTAAAACCATACTTTTCTTCAAGAGTCTTTAACCAGTTATGAACCGTTGGCATCTTCTTTAATTTTGCCACTTCCTCTGGACTATCCACAAAGTATGGACAATTCATGACACCAATCTCTGGCACATACATAGCCATTCTTGCAGCATCAGTATTTTGTCCCACATTAGCACCCTGTCTAATCTGTTCTAATATATCTTCCTCAACTCCCAATTGTGCGCTATGATAAACCTCAATCTTCAAACCACCTTTTGTCCTTTCCTCAACAGCTTTTGCCCATTTCAAAAATCCTTCATGGTAAGGATCAAGAGGAGAAAGCACATGATTAAACTTCAATACAAATTGGCGAGTTTGGGCAGAAAGTGGTACTGCAAGAAGAAGCAAAACCAATAAGCCCAACATTAGAAATCTTTTAAAATTTTTCATTCTCCTAAACCTCCCCTTTCAAAAATAATTTAATTAAAGCTAAAAACACAAAAAAGACTGCAAAAATCAGATATAAAGCTTTTTTTATCCTCTCACCTCCCAACCTTTTAACATACTCTACTTAAAGGTTCTCTACCCTTTAAAGCTAAAAGGAGATTTTCAACAGCCAATTTTGCCATATTTGCAACTGCCTCTTCTGTATGGGCTCCTATATGAGAAGTCACCACTACATTATCTAGCTGAAGAAGAGGAGAATTTTGTGGAGGTTCTTTCTCAAAAACATCTAATCCAGCTCCTGATATTCTTCCTTCTTTCAAAAATCTATACAATGCATCTTCATCCACGATACCCCCACGAGAAGTGTTTATTAGTACAGCATTTTTTTTCATCATACGGAGCTCCTTTTCAGAAATCATATGATAAGTTTCTTCAGTTAAAGGCACATGAATACTAACCACATCAGAACTTCTAAGCAGTTCATCTAAGGTCACATAAAAGACTTTCTCCTTAGATGCCCATTCGTAATCAGGATATTTATCAAAACACAAAACCCTTAAATTAAAACCCTTTAATAGTTCAATTACTCTTCTTCCAATGCTTCCTGTCCCTATAACTCCTAAAGTCTTTTCACTCAACTCATTCCCTATAAATCTATCCCATCTTCCCTCTCGGGTTTTCTTATCAGATAGGTTTATCTTTCGCAAAACATTTATAATTAACCCCACAGTAAGCTCAGCCACTGCATTACTATTTGCCCCTGGAGTATTTGTAACAACTATATTTCTCTTTTTAGCCTCTAAAATATCAATATTGTCTACTCCTACACCATACTTTGATATAACTTTTAATTTGTTAGCATTCTTTAAAACCTTAGAGGTGACAGGATCAATCCCCACAATAAGTCCATCCACATCTCTTATTAATTCCCTCATCTCTTCTTCCGTTAAAACTCTCCCAAAAGGATTAAGCATTACCTCTATTCCTTCTTCTTTAAAGACTTCTTCAAATTTATCTTTTATCTTTTCAAAACTTCTAGGAGTGATAAGCACTTTAAACAAAAACATCTCTCCTTTCTTTTAAAATCTTTTAGGAACAATTGCTTCTCTTGTAAGTTTTAAATTTTCTATTATCTTGTCCAATCTCCTTAGAGCAACCCCTATATATAAAGTGTCTATGATGGAAAGCTGAGCTATCCTTGCAGAAGTACTCTCTGTTCTATAAAAAGTTTCTTCGGAGGAGACTGAAAGTTTTATATCAAGGACTCTATCAAGAGGGGTTCTCGCATAATGAGTTATTCCAATAGTAGTTGCTCCTCTGTTTTTAGCAAGCTCCAAAGCATCAATAATATCCTTACTACTTCCAGAAGCAGATATCCCTATAACCACATCCTGAGGTTCTAAAATACTTGCAGACATTGCCATCATATGGCTATCCACATAAGCTACTGTAGGAATTCCAGTTTTCATAAATTTATGTTGAGCATCAAGAGCTACAGGTCCTGATCCACCAACCCCATATATTTGAAGCTGTCTTGCATTCAAAATAGCCTCGATTGCCCTTTCAATCTCCTTTACTGAAATAACATTCAATGTAGACTCCATAGCCCTGATGTTGGCAGAGAAAACCTTTTTAAGAATTGTTTCCAAATCATCTCCTTCTTGTACTGCCTGATGTATTGTCTTTATAGGCTGAATCTTCTCTGTAGCAAGAGCAATCTTTAATTCCTGAAATCCCCTAAGCCCAAGTTTCTTACACATCCTTACTATGGTAGCCTCACTTACTCCTATCCTCTCTGCAAGCTCAGTTATTGGAAGATGAAGGACATCTTGCCAATGAGCTAAAATATAATTTGCTACTTTTTCTTCAGAGTCTCTGAAATTATCTTTCTGCTCTTTTATTTTTTCAAGGACATTTTTTTCCATTTTATCCCCCCTCTTGTAAATTTTTTACACATTATAAAAATCTCTCTCTTAAACCATTTCTAAGAAAATTTTTTTCATAAAGATAAAAAATAAAGTGATAAACTATATTTTATTATAATAATACGTTCTTTAAAAATGTCAACGTATTATTTTGATGAAAATTTTTTACATAAACTTGGCAAAAAAAATAATCATCTAAAACTGCAGAAAACAAAAAACTTTTTATAAAGAAGCTAAAACTCTTTTTGTAGTATCCATTAGTCTAAAGACATATTCCTTTGGATCCATCTTAGCATATTCTGGCCTTATTACCTCAGGAACAATGTAACCATCAAATCCTCCCTCTCTCAAATAGATCAAGATCTGTTCCAGAGGAATAACACCTTCACCTGGAAAAAGTTGTTGATTTTCTCTTAAATAGTACTTGGGAACATTTTCAGCATCTTTTAAAAAGACAAACTTTATTCTACAGAGATCCTTATCCCTAAAGACATCAAGATCCTCACCACTTATGTAAAAATGAAAAGTATCAAAACCCAGATTTAATTTTTTATCCTTTACCATGCTCAAGACCTTATAAGCTTTACTTAATGTATTCACCACGGAAAAGGCATTTATTCTCAATATTAAGGACAAATCAATTTGAGACAAGAATTTTGAAAAATCTTTAGAAAATACTTCTAAAGCTACATTAAAACTTAGATTGAATGGTTTTTCACAAGGATTCACAAGAAGAAAAGGTACATCTAATTCTTTAGAGAGGTTATAGATATTTAAAATTTCCTCATTTTTATTTCCTAAATCAAACTTGAAATCATGCGAAATTAGTAATGGTTTTATACCATTTTCTGTAAGAATGTTTCTCAATTTGTCTTTACCATTCTCATTTAAAAAGTTAAGAAGTTTTTTATAATCAAAGATTATAAGATTTGTGTATTCTTTTATAAGATTTATCTCCTCTATTAGGGAAAGACTTATTAAATTACTTCCTGACCAAACTATCTCCATATTTTTAAATCCCCCTTTAATTCTTCATATATCTAATTCTAACACATTCTTGTCATAGCCCATATTCTATGCTAAACTATCCAAGGCATAATACAAAAAATATAATAAACAAGGAGGTAATAGACAAAAATGAGAAAACCAGAAGAAATAAGACAACTAATACAAGAATTAAGTGATTACAAACACTCAAAGTTATTAGATAGCTTTGGGCCAGAGTACATAAGAAGAGAGACTGCTCAAAGGATAATTTCTGTATTAAGGTGGGTCCTTGAGGATCCTGCAGTACAAATTAATTTAAAGAAAGAACAATAATATAAAAAATAGCATTAGGAGGAACTCATATTGAAAAAAGGATCCAAGTCTAATTTTGATTGGGAAGAAAAATTAATCGCTTTTTATTATACTGCCCTTGAAAATTATGTAGAGAAAGTGGAGCTCTCTGACAGATTAAAAGACGAGTTTGATGAAGATATAGATAGTGATGAACTAATGATTCTTGCTCAATTTCTTGCTTTAGCCACCAAAAAATTTTTACAACAAGAAGGGTGGCTAAAGCAGGATGATGATCTTGATTTATTCTTTCCACCATCACCCTATATACACTAAATCCAACCATGAATAAAGATATCGAAAGAAAAGTCATTGCTATACTTGAAATATTAAGTAATTACACCGAACCTATCGGCGCTAATACCATATCGGAAAAACTTTTGGAAAAAGGTATAGAACTAAGTGATAGAGCTGTAAGATACCACTTAAAAATAATGGATGAACGAGGACTAACCAAGGTCGTAGGAAAAAAAGGAAGACTCATAACTGAAAAAGGAAGAGAAGAGATAAAAAAAGCCTTAGTAGCCGACAAATTAGGGTTCATCATAAGTAAGATAGAAAATCTTGCTTATCAAGTTACCCTTGACAAATCTACTGGTAAAGGAACTGTAATTTTAAATCTATCTGTCATTCCTAAAAAAGATCTCAAAAAGGCTTTAAACATTATGAAAGATATACTTAAAAAGGGTTATGGAATAAGCGAGAAAATAATTATCTTTGACGAAGAAGAAGAGGAAATATCTCCAGGAGTTTTTGTTCCAGAAAAATCTGTGATCATAGGTACCGTTTGTAGCGTAACAATTCATGGAATCCTTATCAAAAATGGTATACCAGTAAGTGCAAAATTTGCAGGAGTTTTAGAAGTAAAAGAAAACGAACCTATTAGATTTTTAGAAGCAATCACATACAATGGCTCAACCCTTGATCCGTTAGAAATATTTATAAAAAGCAGAATGACTTCCCTCTCTTCCGTAGTAAAAAGAGGTGAAGGTAAAGTTCTTGCTACCTTTCGAGAAATACCAAACTCTGCACGAGAAGATGCCCAGAATATAATTGAGATGTTAAAAGATATAGGAATAAAAGGTAAAATTTACTTAGGAAAACCCAATCAAGAAATATTTGGAATCCCAGTCACTCAAGAAACATCTGCCCTCGTAATAGTAGGAGGTCTTAATCCCATAGCAGGAATAATAGAAGCAAATATTGAAGCTGAAAATAAAGCCATGAGTATTCTTTATAATTACGAACAACTTCAACCTATAAAAGAATATCTTTAAACTTTGTCTAATAACCTCATTAAATCAGGTAAACTACTCTTTAACTTATGCCATCTATCAATAATATTTCTTAGTTCTTCCTCTCTCTTTTTAATCACATCTTTATTTATAACTGGATTAGGACTTCCATAAGTTTTTTTCAAATTCAAACTACTCTCAGGATTCAACAAATCAAATATATCTCGATCGAAGAGCTCTGAAAAGCCCCTCCACTCCTCAAGAGAAAGTTCTCTAAATTTTTTATTATTTTCCTCACAGAATCTAACTACCTCACCAACAATTTTATGAGCTTCCCTAAAAGGTACTCCTTTCAGAACAAGATATTCCGCTATATCTGTTGCAAAAAGGAAATCTTCAGAAGAAAGTTTATACATTCTCTCAGTATCAAACTCAATCTTAGGTAAAAATCCAATCCAAACCCTTAATGCTATTTTTAATTCATCGATGGAAGAAAACAAAGAAGGTTTGTCTTCTTGCAAGTCTCTATTATAACTCAAGGGTAATCCTTTCATTATAGTAAACATATTCACAAGATTTCCAATAAGCTTACCACATTTACCTCTTGTGAGTTCAGCTACATCAGGATTTCTTTTTTGAGGCATCATACTACTTCCTGTAGAATATTCCTCAGGAAGCTTTACAAAAGAAAACTCTTTTGTAGCCCACAGTATTATTTCTTCAGCAAGACGAGAAAGATGATTATAAGTAAGAGCTGAAAAGAACAAAAACTCAAGCACAAAATCCCTATCAGAAACAGCATCCATACTGTTGTCAGATATTTTTGAGAAATTAAGAAGTTCTGCGGTATATTCTCTGTCAAGAGGAATAGTACTTCCCGCAAGAGCGCCAGAACCAAGAGGCAATACATCAACTCTTTTGTATATATCCTCAAGCCTCTGCAAATCCCTACTAAACATGGCATCATATGCCAAAAAATAGTGAGACAGTGTTACAGGTTGAGCCTGTTGGAGATGAGTATATCCCGGCATAGGGGTACTTATAAATTTCTCAGAAAGCTCAAGAAGAACCTTCCTCAAGTTTATTAACAATTCTGCTATATCACAAGTTTCTTCTCTCAAATAGAGTCTTAAATCAAGTATTACTTGGTCATTTCTACTTCTTCCTGTATGAATTTTCTTGCCTATATCTCCAATTCTTTTAGTAAGACTCTCCTCCACAAAGGTGTGTATATCTTCACTATCCCTTATTAGATCAGGATTATTTGATATTTCCAAATATAGGTTTTTAATCTCATCTTTCAGAACTGCTAATTCTTCCTGGGATATAATACCAATTTTATTAAGCATAACTACATGAGCAAGAGTGCCTAAAAGATCTACTTTCCACAGCCTCTTATCAAAATAAAGAGAATATGTAAAATCTTCTACAACTTCCTCTAACGACTTTCTCCAGCGACTTCCCCAGAGAGCCATACTTCCTCCTTATAGAAATCTTGAATCGCTCTATAATCTATATCTTTATCTCCAAATTCCATAATCATTTTCACCACCGCATTCCACATATCTTCGGATACAATACAAGAGAGGCCAATGTCAAAGCATGCCCTTCTCCATGCTTTGTCCTTGTTGTCTACTGCCACCACTAGATCAAAATCGTAATTGGCAAGAGTAGATAATTCATCTCCCTTTATATCTATTTTTATAAAATCTTCGTGATCTTCAAGAGAGTAAAGCTTATAACCTAAATTCTTTAACTCCTTCCAAGGGGAGGAGACAATTGTAGTAACAAGTATCTTACCTCCGTTTATAGGAACCTTAACTCCACTAGCATATAAAGCTTTATAAAGAGCTTTAGACCATTCATAATCTATACCCATAACTTCACCTGTTGATCTCATCTCAGGGCCAAGCTCTACCTCTGCGCCTTTAATCTTCGTAAAAGAAAATACAGGAGCCTTTATAGCATAATAATTAGGTCTAGGATGAAGTCCTGGTTTTAGACCAAGATCCCTAAGACTATATCCAAGAGCCACCTTGGTAGCATATTTTACCAAAGGTAATTTTAAAGCTTTACTAAGATAAGGTATAGTCCTAGAAGCCCTTGGGTTTGCTTCAAGTACATATACCTCTTCATCTTTAGAAGATATCACATATTGAATATTCAAAAGACCTTTAACCTCAAGTCCAAGTGCTATTTTTGTGGAATAATCCACAATTTTATCTATTACTTCTTGAGAAAGAGTATAATGGGGAAAAACAGTAGTACTATCTCCGGAGTGAATTCCAGCCTTTTCAATATGCTCCATAACTCCAGGAATAAATACCTCTTTCCCGTCACAAAGAAGATCTACCTCAGCCTCTTTACCTACTATAAATTGATCCATCCATAAGGGTAAGATTATATCCTTTCTCTCAAAATAGTCTTCCAAATCTTTCATATTATGCACAATAATCATTGCCCTTCCACCAAGTACATAAGAGGGCCTTAAAAGTACTGGAAAACCTATCTCCTCTATTACTTCTTTGGCTTCTTCAAGACTCCTTATATAAAATCCTTTAGGTCTTGGAATTTTATTCCTCTTTAGAAATCTATCAAATTTTTCCCTATCCTCTGCCAAATCTATACTCTTTTGAGATGTTCCTAATAGATAAAAACCTCTCTTTTCAAGATTTTTAGATAAGTTAATAGAAGTCTGACCTCCAAACTGAGATAGAAAACCCAAAGGTTCTTCCTGTTCCATAATATTTGTAACATCCTCACTGGTTAAAGGTTCAAAATAAAGTCTATCGGACATATCAAAGTCTGTACTTAATGTCTCTGGGTTGTTATTTATCATTATAGAGACAAGTCCTTCCTCTTTAATAGCCTTCACAGCATGTACAGTACAATAATCAAACTCTATCCCCTGTCCTATCCTTATAGGCCCACTACCAAGAACCACAACAGATCTCTGAGGATTCTTTTGAGCCTCATTTTCATCTTCATAAGTTGAATAATAGTAAGGAGTACTTGCAGCAAATTCTGCTGCACAGGTATCTACGATCTTATATACTGGAAAGATCTTATGAAGCCTTCTATAAGCAAAGATTTCATCCTTTGTAGCATTCAAAAAACATGAAAGGTCATAATCGCCAAAACCTATCTTTTTAAGTTCTCTAACTTCTTCAGGAGAAAGCTCATTTAAGCTCTTACCTCTATATTTTTGAGCTATTTCTATAAGGTTATATATTTTTGTAAGGAAAAATTTGTCTATCTTAGTTAATTCATAGGCCTGATCTACTGTAAGTCCCCTCATAAATCCCTCTGCAAGCAAAAACAATCTTCTATCATCTGCCATTTTTAGATATTTTCTTATTTCCTCATCACTAAAATAGGAATATCTTCTATCAAAAAGGCCTGCATCAACTTCTAAAGATCTTAGAGCCTTTAGGAGTGCCTCTTCAAAAGTCCTACCAAGGGCCATAACTTCTCCTGTTGCCTGCATTTGAGTACCCAGTCTTCTGTCCCTAACTTTAAATTTTTCAAAAG
Coding sequences:
- the carB gene encoding carbamoyl-phosphate synthase large subunit gives rise to the protein MEKYKKVLVIGSGPIVIGQAAEFDYSGTQACKALKEEGVEVVLINSNPATIMTDWEMADRIYIEPITAEVVERIIEKEKPDGIIATLGGQTGLNLAMELASAGILEKYGVPLLGASLESISMAEDRELFRKRMEEIGEPVLPSVVVRSMEEGRKALEIIGLPLVIRPAYTLGGTGGGIVETFEEFEKALLRSLRLSPVSQALLEKSVVGWKEIEFEVMRDRKGNVITVCSMENVDPMGIHTGDSIVVAPTQTLTDIEYQMLRTASLKIITALKIEGGCNIQYALNPNKREYYVIEVNPRVSRSSALASKATGFPIARLTAKIALGKTLDEIKNPVTGETYAAFEPTLDYVVIKIPRWAFEKFKVRDRRLGTQMQATGEVMALGRTFEEALLKALRSLEVDAGLFDRRYSYFSDEEIRKYLKMADDRRLFLLAEGFMRGLTVDQAYELTKIDKFFLTKIYNLIEIAQKYRGKSLNELSPEEVRELKKIGFGDYDLSCFLNATKDEIFAYRRLHKIFPVYKIVDTCAAEFAASTPYYYSTYEDENEAQKNPQRSVVVLGSGPIRIGQGIEFDYCTVHAVKAIKEEGLVSIMINNNPETLSTDFDMSDRLYFEPLTSEDVTNIMEQEEPLGFLSQFGGQTSINLSKNLEKRGFYLLGTSQKSIDLAEDREKFDRFLKRNKIPRPKGFYIRSLEEAKEVIEEIGFPVLLRPSYVLGGRAMIIVHNMKDLEDYFERKDIILPLWMDQFIVGKEAEVDLLCDGKEVFIPGVMEHIEKAGIHSGDSTTVFPHYTLSQEVIDKIVDYSTKIALGLEVKGLLNIQYVISSKDEEVYVLEANPRASRTIPYLSKALKLPLVKYATKVALGYSLRDLGLKPGLHPRPNYYAIKAPVFSFTKIKGAEVELGPEMRSTGEVMGIDYEWSKALYKALYASGVKVPINGGKILVTTIVSSPWKELKNLGYKLYSLEDHEDFIKIDIKGDELSTLANYDFDLVVAVDNKDKAWRRACFDIGLSCIVSEDMWNAVVKMIMEFGDKDIDYRAIQDFYKEEVWLSGEVAGESR